The Thamnophis elegans isolate rThaEle1 chromosome Z, rThaEle1.pri, whole genome shotgun sequence DNA window atttttatttagatgtCTGTAAAAAGTAATCCAGACAGAGAAAATCAAACAATTCCCATGATGTTTATTCTTCTGGATTTCAACACTGGGGAATTTCAGCCTTTATTTTCTACATTCTTTCTACTCATCTACCTTATAACTATGACTGGAAATATTCTTATTGTTGTTCTAGTGATTGTTGACCGACAACTTCACACACCCATGTATTTCTTTCTGGGAAACCTATCCTGCCTAGAGACTTGCTACAGTTGCACCATCATGCCAAGGATTCTGGTCAGGTTTCTGAGTGGAGATAGCACTATTTCTATTAGAGGATGCTTTGCACAACTTTATTTCTTTGGGTATCTTGCAGCTACAGAATGCTATTTTCTGGCGGTAATGTCTTATGACCGCTATTTAGCAATATGCAAACCATTGCATTATACAATGCTTATGGATAGTAAAAGTTGCATACTGCTTATTATTGGATCATGGATAAGTGGTTCATTGTTTATCAGTTTTATCATATACTTTGTATCTAAACTGAGTTTCTGTGGACCCAACAAAATCAACCATTTTTTCTGTGATTTGATCCCATTGATAAGGCTCTCGTGTGATGATACCACTCTGGTGGAAATTACAGCTTTCATTATCTCCTTCATAGGAACTCTGGCTCCATTTATTATAACTTTGACATCTTACATTTGCGTAATTAAGAACATTTTGAGAATCCCAtccataaaagggaaaaaaaaggcattCTCAACTTGTTCCTCTCATCTCACAGTTGTTGGTTGTTTCTATGGCTCCTTGATAATAGTTTATGTCTTACCAAACTTAAGTTCACTAAGTAACCCAAAAAAACTGTTCTCCCTGCTCTACACGCTACTCACTCCTTTGGTCAATCCCATTGTTTATAGTTTAAGGAACAAAGAAGTGAAGGGAGCAGTGAAgaaaatattcaatatatttcCTAAAAGTCACTAACATTTTATGTATAAAGACAAAACTGCTTTTACTGACCTTataatgagatttttaaaatgccgaataatatatatttacatgTCAGGTTAAATGCAACTCTCTTGAATAGATCTTATAGAGCAAAAATGATTGTAGTTTGAGAAATTGttttaatatgtttcatatatATCTTCATAACTGAAATACTTCTTAGCCAACAACTTTGTATACAATTCTTTTGTTAACTACTTGTCCCAATGTAATTTAAGTTAGAGTTGTTTCAAATTTGGACATGACTACAAAGAGGCATTTTCTTAATCCGTTTGTTCTTAAGTAAACTTCCTTTATAAAAATACCAAATTTCACGGGACACCATGCTATATAAATACAATAATCCAATTAGGATGATATAAGAAAGGGATAGCTTTAATTCTGAATCAATAATATTTATTGGGTTACCTAGCGACTTCCCCATGTCAGTTGTCTTCTGCAAACACCAAACCTAGGAAACCATTCTAGATTTTATTGATAACGTGTTCATGGAAAAAAATGGAGCACTAAACCacatgtgttttaaaaaaaataaaaatgaaaagaagaactcacTATGAAAGTAGGGCAGCTGGAAGTTTATTAAATGCACCTGATTACATGTAGCATTCAAATCAAGCTCCTTGCTGCTGTTTGCCTGGCCAAGGGAAAGTGGAATATTGCTGCAATGAACCTTTGCCCATACTATCATCTTTTGATAGTTTATGGGAACCCAgacataaatagaaaaaaaattgaatggtgATTATTTATTCTACATAGTATAATTTGTATATATCTCATTTCCCCAAACTGCTAATTTATACTCCACGAATAAGCACAGAAGTTACAAAATTCTGTTTCTGTTATATGTTTCCTCAATATCTTTGGAACTCTTCAAGTTCAGATTACAGCATTGTTTTGTACAGTTTAAAAAGGAAAGGACAATATGAACATTTATTTCAGGTAGCATAATATTCAAATGAAGATTTACCCTCAAATAATTCTTTGAGggttaatgtttatttttatccaGGCTTCAACTTCACCTTTCTATGGAAAATGGTGGAGACATTACTTGGGTTTCAGGTTGTGGTTCAGAATGGAGAGAATATTGGCTACAGCAGACATCATCCATGTCCTATCTATTAAAAAGTGTCATAGTATAGGACCCAGAAAATATCTTCTTCTAAGTCTGTGCAATGATATCCTCTTAGAGACTCAGTCTACTCCCACcaatattatctttttaaaattgcttagGATTGTTTTTTGTACCCCCAGGCTCTGGGCTACAATgaattcttcccttcctttcttttttctatatggAATACACAGGATTTTCATTGTGATCCAAACTGTTGAATATGAGGAATGAGTCACAAATTTGTAGAATCATAGAGCCTTTATCGTCATAACATTGCCTTCATCTAGTTGTAGCCATTGGAATGAGATAAGATAAAATCTCCCTCAAGTGGACGAGTATTAATATAATCTCTGTTCTGTTCAACAAAAGAAATTTCAATTGGAgttgttacaaaaaaaaattcatggGTCTTTTTTATACTTTCTTGATATGTATTCACACCCTTGAATTTTATTCATcaaatattttatatcttttttatgTTAGTCTTTTACCAATATATCTTAgttccaaatttatttattttttcaaataattacTTTTCCTTCAGAAGCGTGAGTCTTGCATCTATATGTTCCCTATTCCTGCTTTGCCATTGTATTTGGAAGATTTTTCTCCACTCCTTGACACTGACATGCAAAAGAAGGGGAGACTAAATCCACTTTATTTATCATGCATTGCACATAAAGAAATCTGGATGGCATATAGTAACTCAGCACTGAATCAGAATACAATAACACAACCAATTCCTTGAGGCCTTCTCGGAGCCAGCACTGTCATCAGTagattttattacattaaaaaCAACAGTAGGAAATAATATTTTCACTGTTACTTAAATAACTATAGCCTGCAATACAAAACATTCCCTTTTTTACCCTCAGAAGTATTTTAAATGGTTTGATTCTAATTCTTCAATATAATAAGAGCTGTTGCCACAATATTCTCCTTACAATTGATCATCTATTGGTGgcaaacaataattttaaatatcAGGCTCTTAAAAATATTGATTCCATATTGAATGTTAGGATATATTTGTAGAGGAAACTCGATTAAACTGAGTGAATGTAAACTATATGCTTAAACAATATAAGTTAGAAAAGCTAGTTAGACAAAGTGACATAAAAtggtagaataacagaataacacaataAAAGTATTGGAAGAATCTTCtcgtccaggggtgtcaaactcaatttcaatgagagctgcatcagagttgtggtTGTCCCTGGGGGACAGGGGTGTGTGGCAatggtgtgtgtggcagtggtgggtgtggccagcttgatgtcactcatgttgggagtacctgtggtggtctgagcagtctgccagtgaaaatgggcttccaattttcctgccagcaaaaacagagctcccaAGCTCAATTTTTTGTTGACAAAGGTTCTGCAGgcaggtccttcactgtttccagagtgtcccacagatctaagcaccccacgggctggATTCATCcccccagaccttgagtttgatatccctgttcTAGTTCAATTCCCAgctctggcaggaaaccctataccctatATCCAAATTGTTACCcaagcttttctttaaaacttcctgtgttggagcattcacaatttctggaggcaagatatTCCACTGACTAATTATTCTGCCAAGAAATTtcgccttaattccaggttgtttctaggttgattagtttccatccattagttCTTGACCTTCATTCAGGTCCCTTGcataataggttgaccccctcttctttatggcaactccTTAGATATTGGTACACAGCTATGACAATGACAATGCTTTCATCTTCTTTAGTGCTCTTTTCTCTTTTAGGCTGACTGTTTCATTTTGCCTTTTGTGTTGCACAGTAGACATCAAACCCTACTGTACACAAAAGGAGTgtcagaaataaaaacaatcctCCAATTTCTTGGAATAACAATCTCACAACTCACAGCCACACTCCACCAGGAATTATCCAGAaccaaagacaaaatacagaaggatAAAAGAAACAATGTTGTCTAGAAAATTAACTTTAACCATTGCAACCAAGTCTTCATGGGACTAACATCAAGCCGATTAAAATTAGGATCCA harbors:
- the LOC116521372 gene encoding olfactory receptor 10A4-like; its protein translation is MSVKSNPDRENQTIPMMFILLDFNTGEFQPLFSTFFLLIYLITMTGNILIVVLVIVDRQLHTPMYFFLGNLSCLETCYSCTIMPRILVRFLSGDSTISIRGCFAQLYFFGYLAATECYFLAVMSYDRYLAICKPLHYTMLMDSKSCILLIIGSWISGSLFISFIIYFVSKLSFCGPNKINHFFCDLIPLIRLSCDDTTLVEITAFIISFIGTLAPFIITLTSYICVIKNILRIPSIKGKKKAFSTCSSHLTVVGCFYGSLIIVYVLPNLSSLSNPKKLFSLLYTLLTPLVNPIVYSLRNKEVKGAVKKIFNIFPKSH